The genomic DNA TAGGCGTCGGCCATGTGAGCGGCAGCCTGCTCGTGGCGGGTCATGATGAACTGCATGCCCACCTCGGTGCCCAAGCGCCGGATGGCATCGAGGATGGGGCACAACTGCCCGCCCGGGATGCCGAAAACAAACCGCACCTTCTCCTGGATCAGACATTGGACCAGGACATCCGCACCCATGATTGCGCTCATCGTTCCCTCCTCTCTGTGCGCTGGATCAAACTATGGGGGACGCACGGCGAGGCGTCCCCGCACGCCGATACGCAGGTTCTCGTAGGGGCACCCCTTGTGGGTGCCCTGCACAGCCACACAGGACCGCCCCTACGATGACACTCGCGAATTCAGTATAACGCAGCCGAGGGCGAAAGTCAATGCGCCCTGTCATGGCGATCCACTGCCCACCGCCGAGAACGACTCGAAGCCAGAAGGGGTTTGACAAAAATGCGCCGCGTGGATATATTAGCATTAACGGTTGGGCATTTGCGTGAGCGCCTGTTGGCGCGCTTCAATAGACGAAGGGTAGGACAAAGGCCCCATGGACCATTTTACCGCCCACCGTCTCCGCTTCGATGCTGAGGTAACAACACCTATCGAGATCGGGGAACACAAGGGTTCCGCTATCCGCGGCGCGTTGTACCACAGCCTGCGACGTCGTTTTTGCCTCAACCACCAAGCCCGCGACTGTCGCTATTGTTCGCTCGCTCCACCGCAACACGGAAATCCGGAAAAGTCAGCGACCTGTCCGGTGTGCTCTCTGGTTAGCACGCTGGGTCCGGAAAGCGAGCGCGGTGTTGATCTGCCTCGTCCATACACCATCGAACCACCTCTGGGCGACGGTCTTTCCTATGAACCCAGCCAACACCTCGAATTTGGTCTCACCCTTTTCGCCGAAGCCCTTCACTATTTTCCTTACATCATCCTGGCCGTACAAGCCATGGAGACAACGGGGCTGGGCAAACGGACCAAAACCAATGGCTGGCGTCGCGGCACCTTCCGCGTGCGTCATGTGCTGGCGCTGAACCCCCTCACCGGCGAGAGTCACGAGGTCGCCGCCGCTGGTCAGTCGCTGGTTGCTGTGCCTGATGTGCCTATCACTCACCGGCAGGTATTGCGCGCCGCCTCGACCTGGTCGGCCACAGGGAAGATCACCTT from Chloroflexota bacterium includes the following:
- a CDS encoding thiamine pyrophosphate-binding protein; amino-acid sequence: MSAIMGADVLVQCLIQEKVRFVFGIPGGQLCPILDAIRRLGTEVGMQFIMTRHEQAAAHMADA
- the cas6 gene encoding CRISPR system precrRNA processing endoribonuclease RAMP protein Cas6, whose translation is MDHFTAHRLRFDAEVTTPIEIGEHKGSAIRGALYHSLRRRFCLNHQARDCRYCSLAPPQHGNPEKSATCPVCSLVSTLGPESERGVDLPRPYTIEPPLGDGLSYEPSQHLEFGLTLFAEALHYFPYIILAVQAMETTGLGKRTKTNGWRRGTFRVRHVLALNPLTGESHEVAAAGQSLVAVPDVPITHRQVLRAASTWSATGKITLNFLTPTRITDAKHLQHRPFFRPIFQRLLERLSALARQFSDTPMTVDFGSLVKAANEVRVVEDHTRWVEVRSYSTRQGRATPTSGFIGQVSFEAEEWTPFLPWLLWGQFTHVGKDAVKGNGWYVMSNEIQ